Proteins co-encoded in one Arachis hypogaea cultivar Tifrunner chromosome 13, arahy.Tifrunner.gnm2.J5K5, whole genome shotgun sequence genomic window:
- the LOC112732522 gene encoding uncharacterized protein produces MELVNLELNDCRYTWFRGQSCSRIDRSLVSLGWLDMYPEMRLRSGPRDLSDHYPLIMEDFRRFDGPRPFRSLDSWFTHEGQHFGNMIERIKRFEEEILKVDDMVSSGQYDDTIEAKRRALVRCCEKWYIRQDIHWKQMSRSRYATEMDRNTRYFHNIASARRRNNRIEALVINGRLVRNQARIKIAIREFYKRLYHQEASPRVTSRDGLVNRLEREEAETLKALPSVEKVKETV; encoded by the exons ATGGAGTTGGTCAATTTGGAACTTAATGATTGTAGGTATACATGGTTTAGGGGACAGTCGTGCAGTCGTATTGATAGGAGCTTGGTTTCTTTAGGGTGGCTTGATATGTACCCGGAGATGCGTCTAAGAAGTGGGCCTAGAGATTTATCGGATCACTACCCTTTGATCATGGAAGACTTCagaagatttgatggtccaagaCCGTTCCGTAGCCTGGACTCGTGGTTCACGCATGAAGG GCAGCATTTTGGGAATATGATTGAGAGGATAAAGAGGTTTGAGGAAGAAATACTTAAGGTGGATGATATGGTTAGTAGTGGACAGTACGATGATACAATAGAGGCAAAGAGAAGGGCTTTAGTGAGATGCTGTGAGAAGTGGTATATAAGGCAGGATATACACTGGAAGCAAATGTCAAGATCTAGATATGCCACAGAGATGGATAGAAACACAAGGTACTTCCATAATATTGCTTCAGCGAGGAGAAGGAATAATCGGATTGAGGCTTTGGTGATTAATGGGAGGCTAGTGAGGAATCAAGCAAGAATCAAGATTGCGATCCGGGAATTTTATAAACGTCTGTACCACCAGGAAGCGTCCCCAAGGGTGACTTCTAGGGATGGATTGGTTAACCGCCTAGAGAGGGAGGAAGCGGAAACCTTAAAGGCGCTACCATCAGTAGAGAAAGTAAAAGAGACAGTATGA
- the LOC112736892 gene encoding protein RADIALIS-like 4 isoform X1, which produces MASTTLSKQKKPSSESSSRWTAKENKLFEKALAEYDKDTADRWQNVAKAVGGKSVDEVKRHYEILLEDLRHIESGHVPIPNYKSTPSTTTNLDEEQRLLKYLKLS; this is translated from the exons ATGGCTTCAACCACTCTTAGCAAACAAAAGAAGCCTTCTTCTGAGTCCTCATCAAGATGGACAGCAAAAGAAAATAAGCTCTTTGAGAAGGCACTTGCAGAATATGATAAAGATACTGCAGATAGGTGGCAGAATGTGGCAAAAGCAGTTGGTGGAAAATCTGTTGATGAAGTTAAGAGACATTATGAAATTCTCTTAGAAGATCTCAGACACATTGAGTCCGGCCATGTTCCAATTCCTAACTACAAGTCCACACCTTCAACCACCACCAATCTTGATGAAGAACAGAG GCTTTTGAAGTATCTTAAACTGAGTTGA
- the LOC112736892 gene encoding protein RADIALIS-like 4 isoform X2, producing MASTTLSKQKKPSSESSSRWTAKENKLFEKALAEYDKDTADRWQNVAKAVGGKSVDEVKRHYEILLEDLRHIESGHVPIPNYKSTPSTTTNLDEEQRYYY from the coding sequence ATGGCTTCAACCACTCTTAGCAAACAAAAGAAGCCTTCTTCTGAGTCCTCATCAAGATGGACAGCAAAAGAAAATAAGCTCTTTGAGAAGGCACTTGCAGAATATGATAAAGATACTGCAGATAGGTGGCAGAATGTGGCAAAAGCAGTTGGTGGAAAATCTGTTGATGAAGTTAAGAGACATTATGAAATTCTCTTAGAAGATCTCAGACACATTGAGTCCGGCCATGTTCCAATTCCTAACTACAAGTCCACACCTTCAACCACCACCAATCTTGATGAAGAACAGAGGTATTATTATTAG